In bacterium, a genomic segment contains:
- a CDS encoding fused MFS/spermidine synthase — protein MTLYATTIFLSAFLLFQVQPLIAKIILPWFGGSAAVWSAALMFFQLLLLGGYAYAHGLIRYLKPRAQMAVHVILLGVSCALLPILPSPAWKPSAAGDPTFRILGLLMATVGLPYFLLSTTSPLLQAWYVRRSSRALPYRLFALSNFGSMLALVSFPFLFEPHLTSRQQAYAWSGAYILFVLLCATAAWMGRGEGAGPAETARAAPATPPSLAQLLLWVSLAACASTLLIAVTTHLTQNVAPIPLLWVIPLALYLASFILAFESDRVYRRWIFLPWLAPMLALMGYLVYSSSGNAPIILMIPAFAFGLFICCMVCHGELAHRKPAVRYLTLFYLMVSLGGALGGVFVALVAPRVFHSYLELPIGLVACAALAAFVLWNVKMPKIGARPLRIALVIGVAVLAGYLAREESLGGDGYRLMARNFYGVLRVRDDARGAFPARVLLHGTITHGAQLLDEGLRYRATTYYGPDSGVGRALRVLQTRGPIRVGLIGLGAGVLSTYGRPGDAYRIYEINPLVERIAQTEFTFYAHSPADKRILLGDARLVLERQDAQQFDLVVVDAFSSDAIPVHLLTHEALALYFRHLRPDGVLALHVTNRYLDLVPVCARGARDFGRAAMVVEDQGDEAGYLSPSTYCLIAPNPAWFQSRSFATADIMPAVAPPGFRPWTDDYSNIVQILRVGGNPPAVAPSAGWGIAPGRGIGPVELGADLREVMAFLGPPMRVSALPDGNLVQEWFAPPMNVGIGVRATRAGKVYRVWVLNNARYTIKEHLHAGSTETEVRAALGNPSRTVIDSHTATKILNYDALGEWFSIQLNPRYSFYNRVFEIGILAPK, from the coding sequence ATGACCCTCTACGCGACAACGATTTTTCTCAGCGCCTTTCTGCTGTTTCAGGTGCAGCCGCTGATCGCCAAGATCATCCTGCCCTGGTTCGGCGGGTCGGCCGCCGTGTGGAGCGCGGCCCTGATGTTCTTCCAGCTGTTGTTGCTCGGCGGGTACGCTTACGCTCACGGCCTGATTCGATACCTGAAGCCCCGGGCGCAGATGGCGGTGCACGTCATCCTGCTGGGAGTGAGCTGCGCCCTGCTGCCGATCCTCCCTTCCCCCGCCTGGAAACCGTCCGCGGCCGGTGATCCGACGTTCAGAATTTTGGGATTGCTTATGGCTACGGTCGGGCTGCCCTATTTCCTGCTCTCGACAACCAGCCCGCTGCTGCAAGCCTGGTATGTGCGTCGCTCGAGCCGGGCGCTGCCGTACCGTCTGTTCGCGCTCTCGAACTTCGGCTCGATGCTGGCGCTGGTGAGCTTTCCGTTTCTCTTTGAACCGCACCTCACGTCACGGCAACAGGCGTACGCGTGGAGTGGGGCGTACATCCTGTTCGTCCTGCTGTGTGCGACCGCGGCATGGATGGGCCGAGGGGAGGGCGCCGGCCCGGCCGAGACAGCGCGGGCTGCGCCGGCCACCCCGCCGTCTCTCGCGCAGCTTCTGCTCTGGGTGAGCCTCGCCGCATGCGCGTCCACTTTGCTGATTGCCGTGACCACCCACCTGACCCAGAACGTCGCGCCGATTCCGTTGCTTTGGGTGATTCCGCTGGCGCTCTATCTCGCGTCATTCATCCTCGCGTTTGAGAGCGACCGGGTGTATCGTCGCTGGATCTTTCTGCCGTGGCTCGCACCGATGCTCGCGCTGATGGGGTACCTGGTCTATTCGAGCTCGGGGAACGCCCCCATCATCTTGATGATTCCCGCGTTCGCCTTCGGGTTGTTCATCTGCTGCATGGTGTGCCACGGGGAACTGGCGCACCGCAAACCCGCCGTGCGCTACCTCACGTTGTTCTACCTGATGGTGTCGCTCGGCGGAGCGCTGGGCGGAGTGTTTGTCGCGCTGGTGGCGCCCCGTGTGTTCCACTCCTACCTCGAGCTGCCGATCGGTTTGGTCGCCTGTGCGGCACTCGCCGCCTTCGTGCTGTGGAATGTGAAGATGCCGAAAATCGGTGCGCGGCCGCTGCGCATCGCGCTCGTGATCGGGGTGGCCGTATTGGCCGGATATCTGGCGCGGGAGGAGTCACTGGGCGGCGATGGGTACCGCCTGATGGCGCGAAACTTCTACGGCGTGCTGCGGGTTCGCGATGATGCCCGCGGAGCCTTTCCCGCCCGGGTGTTGTTGCACGGCACGATCACGCACGGTGCCCAGCTGCTGGACGAGGGCCTGCGCTACAGGGCGACCACGTACTACGGCCCCGACTCCGGCGTCGGCCGCGCGCTGCGCGTGCTCCAGACGCGGGGGCCGATCCGGGTCGGCCTCATCGGCCTCGGCGCCGGCGTGCTCTCGACCTATGGTCGCCCCGGGGACGCCTACCGCATTTATGAGATCAATCCGCTGGTGGAGCGGATCGCGCAGACCGAGTTCACTTTCTACGCCCACTCGCCGGCCGACAAACGCATCCTGCTCGGCGACGCGCGCCTCGTGCTGGAGCGTCAGGATGCCCAACAGTTTGACCTAGTGGTCGTCGATGCGTTCTCCAGCGATGCCATCCCCGTTCACCTGTTGACGCACGAGGCGCTGGCGCTCTACTTTCGGCACCTCAGGCCGGACGGTGTCCTCGCTCTCCACGTGACGAATCGCTATCTGGACCTGGTGCCGGTGTGCGCACGCGGCGCCCGGGATTTCGGTAGGGCAGCGATGGTGGTGGAGGATCAGGGCGACGAGGCCGGGTACCTTTCTCCCTCCACGTACTGCCTGATCGCGCCCAATCCGGCGTGGTTTCAGAGCCGCAGCTTCGCGACGGCCGACATCATGCCCGCTGTGGCGCCGCCGGGCTTTCGCCCCTGGACCGACGACTACAGTAATATCGTGCAGATCCTGAGGGTGGGAGGGAACCCGCCGGCGGTCGCGCCGAGCGCGGGGTGGGGGATTGCTCCCGGTCGCGGCATCGGTCCCGTGGAACTGGGCGCCGATCTTCGTGAGGTGATGGCGTTTCTCGGACCGCCAATGCGTGTCAGCGCACTCCCCGACGGCAACCTCGTCCAGGAATGGTTTGCCCCACCCATGAACGTGGGGATCGGCGTGCGCGCCACCCGAGCCGGCAAAGTCTATAGGGTCTGGGTTCTCAACAACGCGAGATACACCATCAAAGAGCACCTTCACGCCGGTTCGACGGAGACCGAGGTGCGGGCGGCGTTGGGCAATCCCTCGAGGACGGTGATCGATTCGCACACGGCAACAAAGATCCTGAACTACGATGCCCTTGGCGAATGGTTCAGCATTCAACTCAATCCACGATACTCGTTCTATAACCGGGTGTTTGAAATCGGCATCCTGGCACCAAAATAG